CTTCAACGGCGGCGGTAACGACCTATTGCGCCCCAGCGTCGACATCGACACTCTCGCGCTGTTCAGCGAGCGGATAATTCTGCGGTGCCAACGCGCCGGCGTACGACTCGTGGTCCTCAGCGGCGCCAACCCCAGTCAGCACCTGCCATTCGGGTCGAAGATCAACTCGACCGGGCTGCGGTTACAGCAAGTCGTCGCCGACCTCGCCGAGCGGTACGACGTGGAATTCGTCGACAACTTCGGCGATTTGGAGTTGTCGCGAGCGCCGTATTGGTCACCGGATCGACTGCACCTCAATGCCGCCGGACACCGTCGCGTCGCGGCGCGCCTGTTGAGCGCCCTCGGGTACGAGGCACCGAGTGAGTGGTTCACCCCGCATCCGGACGCCGACCCGAAACGCGGGGTTGGCGAGCAAGTGCAGTACTACCGCGAGCACGTTGCGCCGTGGGTGTGGAAGCATCTGCGCGGCCGCTCGTCCGGGGACGGCGTCGAGCCGAAGTTCGCCACCTGGACACCGATTCCGGTCTGAGTGACCCGCCAACTGCTGAAAACGCAGTCCAGGAGGGCACTTAGCCGCTATACAGCGACAAGTCGCCGCTGAGACTGCGTTTCCAGCACGGTCCGCGACGTCCCCGGCACGCTTCGCGACGTTCCCGGCACGGTCCGGGACGTCGCGCCCCGCCACCAAAATCACCGGGTCGGCAGGACCACCCGCCACCGCGTCACCGGTTCGGCACGACCACCCGCCACCTCCTCACCGGTTCGGCACGACTACCCGCCACCTCCTCACCGGTTCGGCACGACCATCGGCGTACCGGTGACCGGGTCCGGGATCACCTGACAGGCCAGGTCGAACACCGACTGCATGAGATCCGCGTCGAGGATGTCACCGGGGCGACCCTGCGCCCGGATTTCGCCGTCCCGCATCGCGATGAGGTGGTCGGCAAACCGGCAAGCCTGGTTGATGTCGTGCAGTACGGCGACCACGGTCCGACCTTCGTTGCGTAGTCGCTCCAGCAACCTCAGTAGGTCGTATTGGTGCGTGATGTCCAAGAACGTGGTTGGCTCGTCCAACAGCAGGAAGTCGGTCTGTTGTGCAAGCACCATGGCAATCCATACGCGTTGGCGCTGACCGCCGGACAGCGCACTGAGGTGGCGTTCGGCAAGCTCAGTCACCCCTGCGAGCGCCATCGCCTCCTCGACCGCGCGCTGGTCCTGCACCGACCATGCCGACAGCAGGCTCTGATGCGGGAACCGGCCGCGCGCGACCAGGCGCTCGACGGTAATTCCCTCCGGCGCGATCGCCTCCTGCGGTAGAAACCCGACGAGTCGGGCGAACTCCTTATGTTTGATTGAGGCGGCGTCGCGACCTCGGATTTCCACCACACCGGCATCAGGCGGTAGCAAGCGGACCATGGCCCGCAGCAGCGTCGATTTTCCGCACGCGTTCGGCCCGACGATCGCGGTGAGTTTCCCTTCGGGGATGTGTACCTGTAGGCCGTCCGAGACGACCCTGCTGCCGTAGCCGAGCCTCAGGCCGTCGCAGCGGATGCCCAACGCCTGCGCCGACAGTGGTGTCGTTGTCATCGACGTGCCTCCCTTATCAGCAGCCAAATCAGATACGCCCCACCGATCGCGGTCGTGACCACGCCGACGGGCAAGTTCAAGGGCGCCAGCGCCATCTGCGCCGTGACATCGGCAATAAGCAGTAGCGCCGCGCCGGTGACCATGGCCGGTAGCAGACCGACCCCTTCGGTACCTGCCAGTCGTCGTCCGATCTGCGGTGCGGCCAACGCGATGAACACGATCGGCCCGCAGGTCGCAGTCACGGCCGCGGTCAGCCCCACTCCGACGACGATCAAAGCGGGGCGCAGCAGACCCAGGTTGACGCCGGTCGCGTGCGCCGCCGCGTCACCCAAGGTCGACTGATGCATAGCGCGAGCCAGCAACAGTGCACACAGGGTGAGAACGCCAACGACGGTGAACGGCAACGCGACGTCGTCCCATCCGATACCGCTGAGCGAACCAGAACTCCAGACGGTCCCGGCGATGGCGATCTCCAGATCCGAGCGCAGGATGATCCACTGATTCACCGCCGTCAGCATCGCGTTGATGGCGATACCGATGATGATCAGTCGCAGACCGACCTGAGATCCGCCCCGGGACAGAAAGTAGATCAGCCCCGCAGCAAGCAGCCCGCCGAGTACGGCGCCGCTGGAGAGCCCGAAGGTCGTACCGCCGAGCAGGGTGAGCGCGAGCAGCGCACCGGTGTACGAGCCGGCGTCCAGACCGATCACATCGGGGCTGCCGAGCGCATTCCTGGTCACGTTCTGGAAGATCGCGCCAGAGATCCCAAGGCCCGCGCCAAAGACGATCGCGGCGAGTACGCGCGGCAGCCGCCAGTCTCGAATGACGACGACCTCGTCGCCGTGACCGAATAGCGCCGCGAGCGCATCACCGGGAGTGGACCAGTCCGCGCCGAAGCACAGACCCAGCAGACTGACGGTTGCGATGAGCAACAGCAGCATCCCGGTGACGATGATGAGGCGACGTCGGACCCGCAGGCTAACCGGTCCGGCACGCAGCACAAGATCGCTCATAGCGTTGCCTCGCCGTATCGGCGTACGACGCCGATGAGCACGATCGCACCGAGGAATGCAACGGGGATCGCCACCGGCACCTCACCGGTGGGCAGCAGAACTCGACCGACGATGTCGGCGGCGATCAGCACGATCGGGCCGAGCACCAAGCTGAAGGCACACAGCCATGGCACTGACGCAGGGAGAATCCGGCGCGCGATATGCGGTGCAATCAAGCCGAGGAACACGATCGGGCCGACCGCTGCGGTCGCGAGACCGGCCAGCAACGTCACCAGCAGCAGGATCGCCGGACGAATGATGCGCAGTCGCGCACCGAGGGTCGATGCCACATCATCGCCCAATGCCACTGTGTCGAGTTGCCGAGCAACCAGCATCGCCGCCAGTAAAGCCAGCAGAATCAACACCACGGGCAGCCACAGATTCGCCTGCTCACGACCTGCGAGCGTGCCCACCGACCAATAGCGATAGGCGTCGAGGGTGTCCGGATACAAGATGCGCAGCAACAGCGAGACACCCATCAGGACCGCGCTGAGCGCCGTACCGGCCAGCACCAGCCGCGACGGGATGTCTCGACCAATCAGGTACACCGCGATCCCGGCGATCGCTGCCCCAAAGAACGCGATCGACAGCTGCGCGAGTTGGCTGCCAAGCAGGCCTAGCGTCGCGCCGATGGTCATCGCCGTACTGGCACCCGCCGTCGCGCCGAGGATCCCCGGATCGGCCAGCGGGTTGCGGCTAAAGGCCTGAATGAGTGCGCCCGAGACGGCCAGGGCCGCTCCGATCACGATCCCCAGCAGCGTGCGCGGCACCCGCACACCAAGCACGGTCGCCCGGCTGACCTCGTCACCCCCGCCGATGAGGACCTGCGCCGCGTCGCTAAAACCGACCTCGCCGGCCCCCACCGCCAGGCTCAACACACAGAGCACGAGCAGTGCACCGGTGAGTACCCACAGAATCAGCCAGGGCTGGCGTCTAGTCGTCGTCGTAGCCGTCAACGCCACGCTTCCAGTAGCCGGTGATCACGCTGTCGAGTTTGCCTTTACTCCACCGCCGCAACGGTTTGATGAAGTCAGCTTCCCCGGCGGCAAACAGGAACCCGCGCCCGGATCCGAGGACGGACTCAACGGCCGCGATCAACTCATCCGGATCATCTGCGCGCTCCACCCAGATCACCGGGTCGCGATCGCCCAGATCGAGCGGGTAGTCGCGTTGTGCCGGATGTTCGACCGTTACCAGCACCCGCGCGGGCAGATCTGGGTTCTCGCTCAGGAAGCGCCCAATCGCTGGTAGGGCCGTACTGTCCCCGACCAGCACGTAATAGTCGTACGTGTGCGGGAATGCCTTGGCTCCTGGTGGCCCGGCGAGCGCGATCTGCGAGGGGATCTCGGCGGTGCGCGCCCACTCGGAGGCCAGGCCGCCGTCATGCAGCACCACATCGAGGTCCAACTCGCGCGCCACGGGATCGTAACGGCGAATCGTGTAGTCGCGGTTCGGCCCGGTGTCCTTGGGCCAGTCGAGCATCTGACGGTCGTTCGGCTCGGGTAGCCGCAGTACGCCGTCGGCGTTCGGGAAGATGAGCTTCACGTGGTCGTCGGCTTGGTACGTGTGCGTACCGTCGAGTCCGGGACCCCCGACGGTGAGGCGGACCATCCGCTCGGTCACGAACTCGCGCCGCAGCAACGTCGCCACCCGGATGCCGATCGGATACGGGATCCGCTGAACCCCGTCGCCCTGGGCCTTCTGGGCGGCCATCTTTTCCCGGGGACGCGAGCGATCTAGGTCCCTCATGACTGCGTCAGGAACGGTTCGAAGGCCTCATCGATCGCATCCAACGTCTTCGCAGCGTCCTTGAACGTCGATGCCTCGGTGTACTTGAGCGGAATCACGTTGCCGTCCTGGAAGGCGGGCAGCGTCTGCCAGAGATCGGAAT
The nucleotide sequence above comes from Cumulibacter soli. Encoded proteins:
- a CDS encoding SGNH/GDSL hydrolase family protein; the protein is MSTLRYAAIGDSFTEGIGDELPDGTPRGWADQTATQIALVRPVEYVNLAIRGRLMKPIATEQVDRALDLKPDLITFNGGGNDLLRPSVDIDTLALFSERIILRCQRAGVRLVVLSGANPSQHLPFGSKINSTGLRLQQVVADLAERYDVEFVDNFGDLELSRAPYWSPDRLHLNAAGHRRVAARLLSALGYEAPSEWFTPHPDADPKRGVGEQVQYYREHVAPWVWKHLRGRSSGDGVEPKFATWTPIPV
- a CDS encoding ABC transporter ATP-binding protein, with translation MTTTPLSAQALGIRCDGLRLGYGSRVVSDGLQVHIPEGKLTAIVGPNACGKSTLLRAMVRLLPPDAGVVEIRGRDAASIKHKEFARLVGFLPQEAIAPEGITVERLVARGRFPHQSLLSAWSVQDQRAVEEAMALAGVTELAERHLSALSGGQRQRVWIAMVLAQQTDFLLLDEPTTFLDITHQYDLLRLLERLRNEGRTVVAVLHDINQACRFADHLIAMRDGEIRAQGRPGDILDADLMQSVFDLACQVIPDPVTGTPMVVPNR
- a CDS encoding FecCD family ABC transporter permease; this translates as MSDLVLRAGPVSLRVRRRLIIVTGMLLLLIATVSLLGLCFGADWSTPGDALAALFGHGDEVVVIRDWRLPRVLAAIVFGAGLGISGAIFQNVTRNALGSPDVIGLDAGSYTGALLALTLLGGTTFGLSSGAVLGGLLAAGLIYFLSRGGSQVGLRLIIIGIAINAMLTAVNQWIILRSDLEIAIAGTVWSSGSLSGIGWDDVALPFTVVGVLTLCALLLARAMHQSTLGDAAAHATGVNLGLLRPALIVVGVGLTAAVTATCGPIVFIALAAPQIGRRLAGTEGVGLLPAMVTGAALLLIADVTAQMALAPLNLPVGVVTTAIGGAYLIWLLIREARR
- a CDS encoding FecCD family ABC transporter permease, with amino-acid sequence MALTATTTTRRQPWLILWVLTGALLVLCVLSLAVGAGEVGFSDAAQVLIGGGDEVSRATVLGVRVPRTLLGIVIGAALAVSGALIQAFSRNPLADPGILGATAGASTAMTIGATLGLLGSQLAQLSIAFFGAAIAGIAVYLIGRDIPSRLVLAGTALSAVLMGVSLLLRILYPDTLDAYRYWSVGTLAGREQANLWLPVVLILLALLAAMLVARQLDTVALGDDVASTLGARLRIIRPAILLLVTLLAGLATAAVGPIVFLGLIAPHIARRILPASVPWLCAFSLVLGPIVLIAADIVGRVLLPTGEVPVAIPVAFLGAIVLIGVVRRYGEATL
- a CDS encoding siderophore-interacting protein — encoded protein: MAAQKAQGDGVQRIPYPIGIRVATLLRREFVTERMVRLTVGGPGLDGTHTYQADDHVKLIFPNADGVLRLPEPNDRQMLDWPKDTGPNRDYTIRRYDPVARELDLDVVLHDGGLASEWARTAEIPSQIALAGPPGAKAFPHTYDYYVLVGDSTALPAIGRFLSENPDLPARVLVTVEHPAQRDYPLDLGDRDPVIWVERADDPDELIAAVESVLGSGRGFLFAAGEADFIKPLRRWSKGKLDSVITGYWKRGVDGYDDD